One Quadrisphaera setariae DNA segment encodes these proteins:
- a CDS encoding aldo/keto reductase, which produces MPDDDAVFRWAVLGPGSIARRFTRELPASRTGVLVAVGSSDAARARALADEVEAAGPGGAARGGRVASGTYEEVLADPGVDGVYIAVVHPRHAELAVAAARAGKHLLVEKPLTPSRGSAMGVVDAAREAGVALLEAFAYRFHPATRRLLELVREGAVGEVLHVDSSFSFASEPGPAASPGRLHDPATAGGGILDVGCYPVSFARAVAGAATGRPWADPLPGPGGVRATGHLGATGVDEWALAHLDFGGLLATVRCGTRLEEPQVAVVRGSLGTLELHDPWTVQAAPRLVLRRVGEEPVEETWDGAAPAQQAFALEAEALADAARALAAPGATGEAPEQTHEDSLGTLAVLDRWRAGLGLRYPFEAEDARIPTLSLQPLRVPAPGAARIPVGTVPGLASPVSRLVMGCDNQPDLSHASALFDAFVEAGGTTFDTAWIYGRDGEYERRFGRWLANRGIRDQVTVIVKGAHTPHCDPESLSRQLLESFERQGLERADLYLMHRDDPSVPVGEFVDVLDEHARAGRIGVYGGSNWTPERFDEANAYASTHGRAGFGVLSNHFGLARALDVPWAGCVHATDPASRSWLEERRVPLLPWSSQARGFFARDDAEMRGDAELVRCYLSDDNLERKRRARQLGEQLGVPTTAVALAYVLAQRFPTFALIGPRTLAELRSSMAGLAVELTDEQVAWLDLRSA; this is translated from the coding sequence GTGCCAGACGACGACGCCGTCTTCCGCTGGGCCGTGCTCGGCCCCGGGTCCATCGCCCGCCGCTTCACCCGGGAGCTGCCGGCCAGCCGCACGGGGGTCCTCGTGGCCGTCGGCAGCTCGGACGCCGCGCGCGCCCGGGCCCTGGCCGACGAGGTCGAGGCCGCCGGCCCCGGCGGTGCCGCGCGGGGCGGACGGGTGGCCTCGGGCACCTACGAGGAGGTCCTGGCCGACCCCGGCGTCGACGGCGTCTACATCGCCGTCGTCCACCCGCGCCACGCCGAGCTCGCCGTCGCCGCGGCCCGCGCCGGCAAGCACCTGCTGGTGGAGAAGCCCCTCACCCCGAGCCGCGGCTCGGCGATGGGCGTGGTCGACGCGGCCCGCGAGGCCGGAGTGGCCCTGCTGGAGGCCTTCGCCTACCGCTTCCACCCCGCCACGCGCCGCCTGCTCGAGCTGGTCCGCGAGGGGGCCGTCGGGGAGGTCCTCCACGTCGACTCGAGCTTCTCGTTCGCCTCCGAACCCGGTCCGGCAGCATCACCCGGACGGCTCCACGACCCGGCCACCGCAGGCGGCGGGATCCTCGACGTCGGCTGCTACCCGGTGTCCTTCGCCCGCGCCGTCGCGGGCGCGGCCACCGGCCGCCCGTGGGCGGACCCGCTGCCCGGCCCCGGGGGAGTCCGCGCCACCGGGCACCTGGGCGCCACGGGCGTGGACGAGTGGGCGCTGGCCCACCTCGACTTCGGCGGGCTGCTCGCCACCGTCCGCTGCGGCACCCGCCTGGAGGAGCCCCAGGTCGCCGTGGTCCGCGGGAGCCTCGGCACCCTGGAGCTGCACGACCCCTGGACCGTGCAGGCGGCCCCGCGCCTGGTGCTGCGCCGGGTCGGCGAGGAGCCCGTGGAGGAGACCTGGGACGGCGCCGCACCGGCGCAGCAGGCCTTCGCGCTGGAGGCCGAGGCCCTCGCCGACGCCGCCCGCGCCCTCGCCGCCCCCGGGGCCACGGGCGAGGCGCCCGAGCAGACCCACGAGGACTCCCTGGGCACCCTGGCCGTGCTGGACAGGTGGCGCGCCGGCCTCGGCCTGCGCTACCCGTTCGAGGCGGAGGACGCGCGCATCCCCACCCTCTCGCTCCAGCCGCTGCGCGTCCCGGCCCCCGGTGCCGCCCGCATCCCCGTCGGCACCGTCCCCGGGCTCGCCAGCCCCGTCTCTCGCCTCGTCATGGGCTGCGACAACCAGCCCGACCTCTCCCACGCCAGCGCCCTGTTCGACGCCTTCGTGGAGGCTGGCGGCACCACCTTCGACACCGCCTGGATCTACGGGCGCGACGGCGAGTACGAGCGCCGCTTCGGGCGCTGGCTCGCCAACCGCGGCATCCGGGACCAGGTGACCGTCATCGTCAAGGGCGCCCACACGCCCCACTGCGACCCGGAGTCGCTCTCCCGCCAGCTGCTGGAGTCCTTCGAGCGGCAGGGCCTGGAGCGCGCGGACCTCTACCTCATGCACCGCGACGACCCGTCCGTGCCGGTCGGGGAGTTCGTCGACGTCCTCGACGAGCACGCCCGGGCCGGTCGCATCGGCGTCTACGGCGGCTCCAACTGGACCCCGGAGCGATTCGACGAGGCCAACGCCTACGCGAGCACCCACGGCCGCGCCGGGTTCGGGGTGCTGTCCAACCACTTCGGCCTGGCCCGCGCCCTCGACGTGCCGTGGGCGGGGTGCGTGCACGCCACCGACCCGGCGTCGCGCTCCTGGCTGGAGGAGCGCCGCGTGCCGCTGCTGCCGTGGAGCTCCCAGGCCCGGGGGTTCTTCGCCCGCGACGACGCCGAGATGCGCGGCGACGCCGAGCTGGTCCGCTGCTACCTGTCCGACGACAACCTCGAGCGCAAGCGCCGGGCGCGGCAGCTCGGGGAGCAGCTGGGCGTCCCCACGACGGCCGTGGCCCTGGCCTACGTGCTGGCCCAGCGCTTCCCGACCTTCGCGCTCATCGGCCCCCGCACCCTCGCCGAGCTGCGCTCGTCGATGGCGGGCCTGGCCGTCGAGCTGACGGACGAGCAGGTCGCCTGGCTGGACCTGCGCAGCGCCTGA